A window of the Bacillota bacterium genome harbors these coding sequences:
- a CDS encoding AAA family ATPase — protein MYLPRLIEKNIEEKISYIGAIQIEGPKWCGKSTTAARYAKTIVKLQDPTVFTRYQVFASTGKTDLLYGIKPILFDEWQKIPELWDYIRLDIDEHQGVAGQYLLTGSTKPLEDENRHSGAGRIAKIIMRPMSLFESKESSGEVSIDKLFNDPKYHVRGTSKLTILDQVNLVCRGGW, from the coding sequence ATGTATTTACCAAGATTAATTGAAAAGAATATTGAAGAGAAAATTTCATACATAGGAGCAATCCAAATAGAAGGACCAAAGTGGTGTGGGAAGTCAACAACCGCAGCAAGATATGCTAAAACGATAGTGAAGTTACAAGATCCTACTGTTTTTACCAGATATCAAGTTTTTGCTTCAACGGGAAAAACAGACTTACTGTATGGTATTAAGCCTATATTATTTGATGAGTGGCAAAAAATTCCCGAATTGTGGGATTATATTAGATTAGACATTGATGAACATCAGGGGGTCGCAGGTCAGTACCTACTTACCGGCTCAACAAAACCACTTGAGGATGAAAATCGACATTCTGGCGCAGGAAGAATTGCTAAAATTATTATGAGGCCAATGTCATTATTCGAATCCAAGGAATCCTCCGGAGAGGTTTCAATTGACAAATTATTTAATGACCCAAAGTATCATGTGAGAGGAACTTCAAAATTAACAATACTTGATCAGGTGAATTTGGTATGCAGGGGAGGATGGC